From the Plasmodium vivax chromosome 5, whole genome shotgun sequence genome, one window contains:
- a CDS encoding hypothetical protein, conserved (encoded by transcript PVX_090120A): MGTAGRTHVRQLPVGLPATEAKQGDDEEEKEAGEADKRGLREIITRVYVGDYEDSKNILLLGSIGITHIIIVRCTEEYQMARIIYPHKFEYFIIDLEGDYNFTQCTHLKFLLDEILFENGQNRVFIHSYISLEKILSLLVFYIATTLSLDVEDVLTYVKRIVPDFSMDTEESDKMYYYTKRHMLTYYPGECTSYLDVRDQKGSPQVAPKE; this comes from the exons ATGGGCACCGCCGGAAGAACCCACGTGCGCCAACTCCCGGTGGGCCTGCCCGCAACGGAAGCCAAACAGGGcgacgacgaggaggagaaggaagcgGGGGAGGCAGATAAACGGGGCCTCAGGGAAATCATAACGAGGGTTTACGTGGGGGACTACGAGGACTCCAAGAACATCCTGCTCCTCGGCAGCATCGGCATCACGC ACATCATCATCGTGAGGTGCACCGAAGAGTATCAAATGGCTCGGATAATTTACCCACAT AAATTCGAGTACTTCATCATCGACCTGGAGGGCGACTACAACTTCACGCAGTGCACTCATTTGAAATTCCTGCTAGACGAGATCCTCTTCGAAAATGGCCAAAATAGGGTCTTCATCCACAG CTACATCTCCCTGGAGAAGATCCTCTCCCTGCTGGTGTTCTACATCGCCACGACGCTGAGCCTCGACGTGGAGGACGTCCTGACCTACGTCAAGAGAATCGTTCCCGATTTTTCGATGGACACAG AAGAGAGCGACAAGATGTATTACTACACCAAGAGGCACATGCTGACCTACTACCCagg ggaaTGCACCAGCTACCTCGACGTGCGGGACCAAAAGGGGAGCCCCCAAGTTGCTCCCAAAGAATGA
- a CDS encoding hypothetical protein (encoded by transcript PVX_090125A) has translation MEYHGREKGRWTTPNETSRGQSSKGDNYVFIDEKYKKYFDSISDIFEDKVECILKKHFKKNEPTNKNKLLCLNVCVLWQRRFLVLLSRSLNEFEAYRRRDDERGGGRQTGCEEPGRGASPPGVEENERGGEENERSGEENKTSADQNERGGNANETGGNNQHTEELKSFIKNVKVVDDQSIEVVYDANELSDDGRPSAQLTTDEIYYLLVESKKSENDLKKNIFTFLKYLPLFIKCIENKSLIEKAILESKLLLRDAQGSNPNEEEEETSHSGQAHVNALPTGENLSPIEIKNKLDEVVHFDCNLSENLEAIFKAQVGILEMTDGKKFFTGGMDSLEGDTHGENITVKQTANRMENQQEQDEETREEYFPHHGNFNNLADVSKHFLSKKSSGSLVLPLSKINDLSLINNISTRSNQDVREDPSEGEAAFYVYKTNMDRLNLYGVDLLINLNNKLTHKISHIYSLIQFYTMLARDVFHEG, from the coding sequence atggagtaccACGGAAGGGAGAAGGGCCGCTGGACTACCCCCAACGAAACGAGCAGAGGGCAAAGCAGCAAAGGAGACAATTACGTCTTCATcgatgaaaaatataaaaaatattttgatagCATAAGTGACATATTTGAGGACAAGGTGGAGTGCATACTGAAGAaacattttaagaaaaacgaGCCGaccaataaaaataaattgctcTGCTTAAACGTGTGTGTGTTGTGGCAGAGGAGGTTTTTGGTACTTTTGAGTAGGAGCCTGAATGAGTTCGAGGCGTATAGGAGGAGGGATGACGAGAGGGGTGGGGGGAGACAGACCGGCTGCGAGGAGCCGGGGAGGGGCGCCAGCCCACCCGGGGTGGAGGAAAATGAACGAGGTGGAGAGGAAAATGAACGAAGTggagaggaaaataaaacaagtGCAGACCAAAATGAAAGAGGGGGAAACGCAAATGAAACTGGTGGAAACAACCAACACACTGAGGAGTTAAAGAGCTTCATCAAAAACGTGAAAGTTGTGGACGACCAAAGCATCGAAGTCGTGTACGACGCCAACGAACTGAGCGACGACGGCAGGCCGAGCGCCCAACTGACGACGGACGAAATTTACTACCTCCTGGTGGAGTccaaaaaaagcgaaaacgatttaaaaaaaaatattttcacttttttaaaataccttcccctttttatcaAGTgcatagaaaataaaagtttaaTTGAAAAGGCAATCCTTGAGTCGAAGCTCCTTTTAAGGGATGCCCAGGGTAGTAACCCtaatgaggaggaggaggagactTCCCACTCGGGTCAGGCACACGTGAATGCACTCCCCACAGGGGAGAATCTCTCCCccattgaaataaaaaacaagcTGGACGAAGTTGTCCATTTTGACTGTAACTTGTCCGAAAATTTAGAGGCCATTTTTAAGGCCCAAGTAGGCATTTTAGAAATGACGGATGGTAAGAAGTTTTTTACCGGGGGGATGGACTCCTTGGAGGGTGATACCCACGGGGAGAATATCACAGTCAAGCAGACGGCCAACCGGATGGAAAACCAACAGGAGCAGGATGAAGAGACCAGGGAGGAGTACTTCCCACACCATGGCAATTTTAACAACTTGGCAGATGTATCTAAACATTTTCTCAGCAAAAAGAGTAGCGGCTCCCTTGTTCTCCCTCTCTCCAAAATTAATGACTTGTCCCTCATCAATAACATCAGCACGAGGTCGAATCAGGATGTGAGGGAAGATCCCTCCGAGGGCGAAGCTGCCTTCTACGTTTATAAGACCAACATGGATAGGCTTAACCTCTACGGGGTGGACCTCCTCATAAACTTAAACAACAAGCTCACGCACAAGATCAGCCACATTTACAGCCTCATTCAGTTTTACACCATGCTGGCGCGCGACGTCTTCCACGAGGGCTAG